The genomic stretch GATTATTCGATCCTGGCCTGCACCAAATATATCGTCGGCCATTCGGACGTGATGCTCGGATCGGTGACTGCAGCAGAGGGGCAGTATGCCCGGCTGCGCGCCGCGACCTATCAGCTTGGCCAGATCGCCAGCCCCGACGACGCCTGGCTCGGCAGCCGGGGCCTGCGCACGATGGCATTGCGGCTGAAGGAACAGGGGGCGACCGCGCTGCGCATCGCGCAGTGGCTGAAGGCGCGCCCCGAGGTCGCGCGCGTGCTGCATCCGGCGCTGCCCGACTGCCCCGGCCACGCGCTGTTCGTGCGCGATTTCAAGGGCAGCTCCGGGCTGTTCTCGTTCGTCCTCAACGGCGGCGATGACGCCGCGCGGACCGCGCTGATCGACGGGCTCGAGCATTTCGCGATCGGCTATAGCTGGGGCGGCTATGAGAGCCTGGCGATCCCCGCCGACCCCGAGCGTATCCGCACCGAAACGCCCTGGCGCGCCGAAGGGCCGCTGGTCCGGCTCCAGATCGGGCTGGAGGACCCCGACGACCTGATCGCCGATCTCGAAGCCGGGCTCGCACGCTTCACCGCGGCGCGCGGCTGATGCAGCGGCTTGGCGCCTGGCTCGCCGGGCATAACCTCCCCGACCCCGCCGAACTGAGCGAAGCGGGGGTGTCGATGGCGCTGGTGCTTGTCGCGCTGGCGATCGGCTGGATTACGGGACGGCATCTGGGCGACTGGGCGGCGAGCCAATGGAATCGCCACGTCTCGTCCGCGACGCCCGGGCTGGGGCCGCGGCTCTGCGCGATCCTGCGCCATGGCAGCGCGGCGATCCTGCTCGCGATCCTTGCCGAAGCCTGGCCCTGGGGGCCGCTCGCCGCACTCGGGATCGGCCTTGCCCAAGGCGCGGCGACGGCAATGGTCGCGATCGAATTGCTGCGCGGCCTCCACTTGCCGCGCTGGGCGGCGTGGAGCTTCGCGGCGATCGTGTTCACTGCGATCCTGGCGCACGCGATCGGGGGCATTGCCGCAGTCTCGACCACGCTCGACCGCGTGGGGGTGCGCGTCGGGCACCGCGACTTTACCTTGCTGTCGGTCGTCACCTTCGGCGTCACGGTGATGTTGCTATTCGCGGGCGTCCGGCTGGCGAACCGGATGGTCGCGCACAGCATCGAACGCGCGCGGGGGTTCGACGCGACGCAGAAGCTGCTGTTTCAGAAGCTGGCGAGCATCGCGGCGGTGCTGCTCGCCTTTTTCGTCGGAGTCGACCTGCTCCAGATCGACCTGACCGCCTTCGCCGTTTTCTCGGGCGCGTTCGGGCTCGCGATCGGCTTCGGCATGCAAAAGACCGTGGGTAATCTGATCGCCGGGATCATCCTGCTGATGGATCGCTCGATCAAGCCGGGCGACGTGATCGTGGTGGGCGACAGCTTTGGCTGGGTGAACAAGATCGGCGTACGCGCCGTCTCGATCATCACCCGCGACGGCAAGGAGCATCTGATCCCGAACGAGAATCTGATGACGCAGGAGGTGGAGAACTGGTCCTTTACCGACCGCAACGTGCGGGTCCGCATCCCGGTGACCGTCGCCTATGATTCGGATCTGGCGCTCGCGCAGAAACTGATGCTCCGCGCCGCGGAGGAGAGCCCGCGCGTGCTTGAAGATCCGCGGTCCAATGTCTGGCTGATGGCGTTCGGCGAGAACGGCGTCGAGCATGAGATCCTCGCCTGGATCAGCGATCCCGAAAGCGGCGTCGGCAATGTCCGCAGCGACGTGCTCAACCGGTTGTGGCTGTTGTTCCAGGAACACGGCATCCGCATCCCCCTGCCCCAGCGCGAGGTGCGCGTCCGCGGCGCGACTGCCTCCGATGCAGGCTGAGCGGATGCCCCCTCGCGCGGGGGCGCGGCGCGCCCTATCTTGCCGCCCGTGTCCTCCCCGCCCGTAACCGCCCGAATCGCCGATGGCGTCGCCTCGATACCCGCGGCGGCATGGGATGCCTGTGCCGGCACGGTGAACCCGTTTATCGGCCATGCCTTTCTCTCGATCCTCGAACGCTCGGGCTCCGCGACGGCAGAGGCGGGGTGGCAGCCGCTGCCGATCGTGATCGACGGCACCGACGGCCTGCCCGCGGCGATCGCCCCGGCCTATGCCAAGACCCACAGCCAGGGGGAGTATGTCTTCGACCATGGCTGGGCCGATGCGTGGGAGCGCGCGGGCGGGCGCTATTACCCCAAGATCCAGGTCGCTGTGCCCTTTTCCCCCGTCCCCGGCCCCCGACTGCTGCTGCGCGATCCGGCGCTGGCGCCCGCGCTGATCGCCGGGATCGAGGCGGTGACCGACCAGAACCGGCTGTCCTCGGCGCATGCCACCTTCCTGTCGGAGGAGCAGCTTCCCTGGTTCGAATCGGCGGGATGGCTGATCCGCGCGGGCACCCAGTTCCACTGGCAGAATGACGGCTATGCCGCGTTCGACGATTTCCTGGGCGTGCTTGCCAGCCGCAAGCGAAAGGCGATCCGCAAGGAGCGCGCGCAGGCGCTCGAGGGGCTGTCCATCCGCCACCTGACCGGCGCGGAGATCACCGAGGCGCATTGGGACGCCTTCTGGGTCTTCTATCAGGATACCGGTGCCCGCAAATGGGGGCAGCCCTATCTGACGCGCGCGTTCTTCTCGCTGCTCGGCGCGGAGATGGCGGACAAAGTACTGCTGATCTTCGCCGAGCGCGACGGCGTGCCGATCGCGGGGGCGCTCAACCTGATCGGCGCGGACACGCTCTATGGCCGCTATTGGGGCTGCACCGAGGAAGTGCCCTTCCTCCATTTCGAGCTTTGCTATTATCAGGCGATCGACGCCGCGATCGCGCGCGGGCTGGCGCGAGTCGAGGCGGGGGCGCAGGGCGAGCACAAGCTGGCGCGCGGCTATGCCCCGGTCACGACCTGGTCGGCGCATTACCTCCCCGATCCGGGCTTTCGCCGCGCCGTCGCCGACTTCCTCGAACGCGAGCGGCTGGCGGTCGAGCGCGAGCAGGACATATTGGGCGAGATGATGCCCTTCCGCCGCAGCGGATAGCGCTATCGGCTGTCGTTGCCGGGGCTGATCATCACCTTGGGCTGGCGCCCGTCGTTGAGGATCAGCTCGCGTTCCCAGCGCGGCACCGGCAGTTCGCCCGGCATCACCACCGGCGCGGGCACGCTATGGTCGACCTTGAACAACGCGCTCGTCCCGTCGCGCCATACCGGGATCAGCCCCTGCTCGAAGCGCGGATCATAGCCAGGCGGGCGGATCATCCAGACATAGTCGAACGCATCGCGCGGGAATCGCGCCAGCGCCCAGGGCACCGGCCGCCACCATTCGCGCGGGCATTGGACGTCGGTGACGATCTGCGACGGGTCATGGGCAAAACGCTTTGCGTCGGCATAGCGCACCGTCATCAACTGGCCGCCCGCCATCGACCATTGGTCGTTGGTGTAGGCCAGCTTGCGCTCCAGCGCGAGCGCGGGGACATGCTGGAGCCGCGTCATCGTCCATTCGTTGTAGCAGGTCTCGCCCACGAAGCTCACCAGCCGCGCGCCCTGCGGCAGATGCTCGAGCGCCACCAGCTCGCGGTCATAGGACTTGCCGTAGAGATAGAAGCTATAGGTCGTCGCCGCGATCCGCGCGCCGAAGAACGCCATGCCCAGCGCCGCAACCATGGCTGCGCCGCGGATCGACAGGCCGGGCTTGGGCCGGATCGCGAGAATCCCGATCGCGAGCAGGAACGGCACCAGCCGCATATCGGCATAGGCCGATCCGAACACGATCCGCGGCAACAGGATATACACCGCCAGCAGGAACAGCCCCGACAGCGCCAGGTTGCGCGAATATTGGATATTGGGGTCGCGCACCGCCTTCAGCAGCAGCAGGAACAGCACCCCGACCGACGCGATGTCGAACAGCTGCCAGCGGTCGCGAAACACCTGCGTCACCCACAAAGTCTTGGCGCGCCAGTTGAACCAGTCGCCGGTCTGGCCGCTGACATGCCCGCCGCTGCGCCACGCCACCATCAGCAGCGCGGGCGGGGCGAGCACCAGGCACTGGATGCCGGCATGGATCGCGGGAAGCAGCCAGCCGTGGACCAGATCGCGGTACCATGGCACGCCGGGGCTGCGCCGCAGGTCGTGCTGGCGGATCAGCTCGGCGGAAAAGGCGAGCACGCCCAGCATCCCCCAGCCAAAAGTGTGCGCCACCCAGATCAGGATCGACACCGGCACGAACACGATGCTGCGCAGCAGGAACCGCCCCTGCCGCGCGAGCCGCAGCCACCAACCGAACGCCAGCAGCGCCAGCGCCATCGACAGCGCGAAATTGACGAAGCCGAAATGGAACGGAAAGGCATAGGCCAGCGGCAGCGCGAACAGCGCAGTCGCCGGGATGCGGCCATGCACTTCGCGCGCGATCATCAGCATCCCGGCAACCGTCATCGCCGGGATCGCAATCACGATCAGCTTCACTGCGAATTCGAGACCGAAGACGTGGCTCAGCGGGATGACGAGCAGGTCGACGCCCAGATTGCCCATCAGCGACCATTGGAAATTATACCAGTCGTGCAGCCACGGGACCTGATCGTACACCAGCTGGACGCGATACCGCCCCATATGCCCGGGCAAGTCGACCAGCGGCGGGATCTCCGGCCACAGCAATGGTATCGTGGCAATCAAGGTCGCAAGCGCCACGAACCACCGTGCCTGCCACCACTGCAGCGCTTTCCCCCTGTCCATCGTTCAGGCTTTAAGCGGGCCGGGGCCCCCGCTGCAAGCGGTGGTTAGCGGATGCGCCACACGCGAACGGGGGAATTGGCGATTTCGACGGGCTCCAGCCAGTCGAAACGCGCGCCATCCTCGAGCTGCGCCCAGAAACCGTGCGGACTTTCCTCGCGGTATAATTCGGGTTCGTTGAGCCCCGGGCACACCACCAGATAGCGGGCGCCATAGCCGCGGAGGATGCGGTGCGCGTTATCGGGCGTGCCCGTGAAGGCGGCGATCACATCGTGCATCGCGGCATGGTTGCGGTGATGGCCGCTGGCGATGCCCTGGTGCGGCGTGGCGACCAGGATATCGGGCGTCAGGTCGAGCGGCGCGAAGATCCGCGACGGCGGCAGCGCGGTGCCGATCACGCGCGCATCGAGTCCCCGTTCGCACTGCACCCCAGACGCGGGGCGCTGCTGCCCGGCGCGGACCGCCTCGGTCTGCGGAAAACCCGCCACGGCCAGCACGATCAGGCCGGGGCATATCGTCACCAACGCGCCCGCCGTCGCCACCATGCGCACGCCGGCCCCCTCGATCCGGCGGGCGCGACGGAGCATATGATCCAATGCCCAGGCCGCGCCGGGGATCGCGAAGGCATTGGCCGTCGCGCCCGCCCGCATGACCAATGCCGCAAGCACCAAGGCTGCAAGCAGCGCCGCCGCAACGAGCATCCAGCGCATCCGCATCGCCGCCGGGCTGCTCCACAGCGCCAGTACGGTGCCGATCAGGCCCGTGACGGGCAGCCCGATGGTCAGCCCGGCCCAGACCAGCGAGGATTGTCGCCACAGCGGAAGGCCTTCGTCGGTGTTCTCATACCACATCCGCCGCGTGAGCGGATCGAGTTGCGCGAACGGCCCCCCGACGCATTCGGGCGCAGTGTACAGCAACACCGCGACGGCAACCGCGCCCACAAATGCAAGCGCGGCCAGCCGAATCGCCAGAGGCCCCCGCCCCGTCAGGCTGGCCGCAGAGGCACCGATCGCCCCGACGCCGAGCACCAGCAGCCAGTCCGGCGTCAGCGCGTCGCACATCGGTGCCGCATACTGGACCCCGCGCGTCGCAAGCTGGAGCAGCAACGCCGACAGGAACAGCCCCCACACGGCGCCCAGCAGCATCGGCCTGCGCGCCGGGTCGAATGCCCAGGCCAGCGCGACGATGCCGGTCAGTGCCGCCGCGATCGGCAGTCCTTCGAGCGAAATCGTGACCAGCGCCGCGAGGCACGCCCCCAGCAGCGCCCCGGCCCTGATGCTCGGTCGGCCGACCAGCAGGGTCAGCGCGGCAAGCGCCAGCACGACCTGCCACCCATGGTGATCGATCCGCAGCGGTCGCATCTGGTAGAGCAGCGGCACCGAAAGCGGCGCGATCAGCACCGCCAGCCGCGCGGGCTCCTCCCCCGCCACGCGCCGGGTAAGGACCGCGACGAGCGCGAACATCGCCGCCATCGTCAGCAGCGGCACGGCGATCAGCGCCGCCGTCTCGGCGCCTGCCTGCCCCAGCAACGGGCGCGTGAGCAGCAGGACGGCGGCCAGCGGCAAGTCCACCAGCCGCGACCAGTGCAGGTCCCCGCCTGCCAGCCGGTGCTGGCTGACATCCCACCAGCTCTGCCCGGCGGCCAGGTCACGCACCTCCATCAGCCGCATCGCGTCATCGGGGTCGGGGAACCGCCATTCGCCGATCGCCCCCGCGCTCATCGCCAGCAGCAAAACCGCCGCCAGCGTCCAGCCGATCGTGATCGCCGGCCATAACGGACGCGGGGTCATGCCGCCTTCAGGCGTTCCGGCACGAGCCGCTCGGACGCGAGCGCCGCCTTCTCGCCCTCGGTGCCGCTCTCGTGATATTCGGCGTCCTCGTTGACGTTCCACACGTCATAGACGCGGGCACCGGCGGCGATGTTCTTGACCGTCAGCATCGCGGTCATCATCGCATGGTCCTGGTTGTTATAGCGGTGCATGCCGTTGCGGCCGACCAGGTGCAACGTCGGATAACGCGCCTCCAGCTCGCGGCGCAGCGCATCGACATTGTCGCGATAGCCCTCGTCATAGACCGGATACGCCTTTTCCTGCCGCACCACTGCGCCGCCGACGACGGTCGCCGGATCGGCGAGCCCGAGTTGCGCCAGCTCTTGCGTCGCCAGTGCGACCAGATCGTCGTCCGCCATGCGCCACAGCCCGTCGCCCTCGAAGCAGAAATACTCCAGGCCGACGCACGCGATCGATTCGTCGGGCACCATTTCGGGCGACCAGCTCCGGAAATTCTGGACGCGGCCCACCTTCACGCCCTGTTCGTGGATATAGATCCAGTTGTCGGGGAACAGATCCTCCGAACGGATCATCAGCGCGACCGTCAGGAAGTCGCGATACTGGAGGTCCAGCGCCGCCGGAATCGCAGCGGGCATCGGCTGGATACGCCCCGCCAGCTCGCGCATCGGCGCCGACGAGATCACATGCGCGGCGTTGATCGTCACCACCGCGCCGTCGCCGCGCGTCGCCTGGACGTTCCAGCGTTGGGTTGCGTCGTTATACGCCATCGCCTTCAGCGCATGGTCCATCAGGACATGATTGCCGCCCTCGACGACGCGGTCGCGCGCGGCGTCCCACATCATCCCCGGCCCCTTGCGCGGATAGCGGAAGGTCTCGAGCAGCGTCTTGGTCGCCATCCCGTCATTGGGGGTCCTGTTGAGCCCCAGCGAGCGCTTGAGCCCGTCGAGCACCGCCTTGCCCAGGCTCAGCCCCTTGATCCGCTGCGCCGCCCAGTCCGCCGACATCGTGTCGCACGGCATCCCCCACACTTTCTCGGTATAGGTCTTGAAGAAGATCGAATAGAGCTTGTGCCCGAACTGGTTGACGACCCAATCCTCGAAGCTTTTCACGTCCTTGCGCGGAAACAGCTTGGCCTTGGCATAGCTCGCCATGCACAGGCTCGACGTCCACAGCCCCAGATTGAACAGCGCCTCGAACGCGCGCAACGGATAGCTGTAGAATCTGCCGCCATAATAGATGCGGCTCATCCGGGGGCGTTCGATGAAATCATGCGGAAGGATCTCGTTCCAGAGATCGACCACTTCCTTCGATTTCGAGAAAAACCGGTGCCCGCCAATGTCGAAACGGAAACCGCCATGCTCGACGGTACGGCTGATCCCGCCGACATAGACGGGGTCCTTCTCGATCACGCTGACCGAATAGCCCGCTTTCGTAAGCAGATAGGCCGCGGTCAGGCCAGCCGGTCCCGCCCCGATGATCGCGACGTCGACGGCATTGCTGGTAGCGGGCATTCTGGTGCTTCCCCCCGGTGGAGCATGGGATGCTCCGGCAATGCGGGGGGAAGCGATAAATTCTGGTTAATATCCGGGTAAACCCGGAGGGGCGGCTGTTTGAAAAATGCGCGGAAGAGCGCATTTTTGTTGCGGCCCCGGCCCGCTCCCCCACCCGGCCACCCATAGAATACACTGGCGTTGGGTGGCCGGGTGGGGGAGCGGGCCGGGGCCGCAATGCGCCGTCAGGCGCACAAAAACCCCGCTTTAGCGCCCGTCGCGGCGCCCCAGCAGGCGCAGGCGGAGCGCCTGGAGCTTGATGAAGCCCGCAGCATCGCGCTGGTCATACGCGCCCTGATCGTCCTCGAACGTCACCACCTTCTCGCTGTACAGCGTGTGCGGCGACTTCCGGCCCGTGACGATGACATTGCCCTTGTACAGCTTCAGCCGGACGGTGCCCGTCACCTTCTCCTGGCTATGGTCGATCGCGGCCTGGAGCATCTCGCGCTCGGGCGCGAACCAGAAGCCGTTATAGATCAGCTCGGCATAGCGCGGCGCCAATTCGTCCTTCAGGTGCGCGGCGCCGCGATCCAGCGTGATCTGCTCGATCCCGCGATGCGCGAGGTGGTAGATGGTCCCGCCCGGGGTCTCATACATGCCGCGCGACTTCATGCCGACGAAGCGGTTCTCGACCAGGTCGAGGCGACCAATGCCGTGCTTGCGGCCCAGTTCGTTGAGCGCGGCGAGCAGCGTCGCCGGGCTCATCGCCTCGCCGTTCAGCGCGACGCCGTCGCCGCGTTCGAAATCGATCGTGATCGTCTCGGGCGCGTCGGGCGCGTCCTCGGGGTTCACGGTGCGCGAATAGACATAATCGGGGACCTCGTCCCACGGGTCCTCCAGCACTTTGCCCTCGGACGAAGTGTGCAGCAGGTTCGCGTCGGTCGAGAAGGGCGCTTCGCCGCGCTTGTCCTTGCTCACCGGGATCTGGTGCTGCTCGGCGAATTCGATCAGCCGGGTACGGCTGGTCAGATCCCATTCGCGCCACGGCGCGATCACCTTGATATCGGGCGCGAGCGCATAATAGCCGAGCTCGAAGCGGACCTGGTCGTTGCCCTTGCCGGTCGCGCCATGGCTGACCGCGTCGGCGCCGACCATCTTCGCAATCTCGATCTGGCGCTTGGCGATCAGCGGCCGCGCGATCGACGTGCCGAGCAGGTACAGCCCCTCATACAGCGCATTGGCGCGCATCATCGGGAAGACGAAGTCGCGGACGAACTCCTCCTTCAAATCGTCGATGAAGATATGCTCGGGCTTCACCCCCGCCATCTCGGCCTTGCGCCGCGCGGGTTCCAGCTCCTCGCCCTGCCCCAGATCGGCGGTGAAGGTCACGACTTCGCAGTTATACGTCTGCTGGAGCCACTTCAGGATCACGCTGGTATCGAGCCCGCCCGAATAGGCGAGGACGACTCGGTTGATCTGATCGGACATGAGGCAGCAAACTCCGGCAGGGCAGGGAACGCTGGCCCTCTAGGGTCGGGGGCCGGGATTCGCAAGCGACCCCGGCGCCGAGCTCAGGCGCAAACCCGCGCTCGGTCGCCATCCCCCGCGTCGCCGCCGTCGCGCAGGCGCTGCTCGGCTTCGAACATATAATCGCGCGTGATCGGCAATGCGTCGCGCGATCGCGCGAACTGGAGCTGATAATTGACCAGCCCGCCGTTCAGGAAGCTGACCGTGCAACCGGCGAGGTAGAAGGTCCACATCCGGTAGAAGCGCTCGTCATACAGCGCGACAATGTCGTCGCGCGCCGCGATGGTGCGGTCGTACCAATGCTTGAGCGTATGCCCGTAATGCATCCGCAGCACTTCCACATCGGTCATGTAGAAGCGCAGCCCCTCATAACCCTTCGCGATCTCCGACAGCGCGGGGATATAGCCGCCGGGAAAGATATATTTGAGCGTGAACTTGTCGGTCACCCCCGGCCCGCCGGCGCGACCGATCGTGTGGAGCAGCATCACGCCCTGCGGCGTCAGCAGCTCGCGGCATTTGCGGAAGAAGGTGCGGTAATGCGGCGTGCCGACATGCTCGAACATGCCGACCGAGACGATGCGGTCGAACTGGCCGGTGACGTGGCGATAATCGATCAGCTCGAAACGGACCTTGTCGGCCACCCCGGCTTCGACTGCACGTCGCCGCGCGACCTTGAGCTGTTCCTCGGACAGCGTCACGCCCAGCACTTCGGCGCCGGTCCTGGCATGAAGATACAGCGCCATCCCGCCCCAGCCACAGCCGATGTCGAGCACGCGCATCCCAGGCTCGAGCGCCAGCTTGGCGGCGATATGCGCCTTCTTGTCGCTCTGCGCCTGCTCCAGGCTGTTCGCGGGGTCGGTGAAATAGGCGCAGCTATATTGGCGATCGATGTCGAGGAAGAGATCGTAGAGCCGGTCGGACAAGTCGTAATGATGCGCGACGTTGCGCTTCGATCGCTTCGCCATGTTGTAGCGCCCGATCCGGAACGCGGCGGCGCCGACCAGCCGTCGCAACGCCGTCGGGTTCAGCGTCGCCGTACCCGCTTCCCAGCGATGATTGGCGGTGATGAGGTTGAGCAGGCCGAGGATGTCGCCCTGCTCGATCACCAGCCTGCCGTCCATAAACGCTTCGGCGGCGCCCAGGCTCGGATCGCGCAGAATCGCGCCCGCCGCGCCCTTTGCCAGCCGGATCGTTACCGGCGGCAGGTCGAGCGATGGCGTTCCAAATTCGCGTTGCGTTCCGTTCGAGTGAAGTACGGTGAGTGTGCCTCGCCTGACCGCGTGGGCGAAAAACCGGTCGATCAACATCAGTAGACGTTCTCCAGGCTTCCCCGCCCCGTTGCGGCAAACCTAGGGATCGGGAAAGTTTCCGCAATGCGGAAAAAACGCGCCGGTCAGATTCCGGCGTACCATTCATAGCCGTTATAATCCTCCCAGAACCCGCCCTTGCCCTTGCCGATGCCGTCGAGCGTCGCCACCGCCTCGACTCGCATGACGTATTTCGCCTGCTTGTAACCAAGCTGGCGCTCGACCCGCAGCCGCACCGGCGCGCCGTGCCCGACCGTCAGCGGCGCGTCGTTCATCGCCCAGGCAAGGATGGTCTGGGGGTGGAAGGCATCGACCAGGTCGATCGATTCATAATAGGGCTGGCCGGCGATGCTGTCGCCGCAGTGCAGCACGATATAGCGCGCCTCGGGCCGGAGCCCTGCGAGCTGGAGCAAGGTCTCCAGCCGAGGCCCCTGCCACTTGCCGATCGCGCTCCAGCCCTCGACGCAATCGTGGCGGGTGATCTGCGCGCGCTGAGGCAGCGATCGCAGGTTGGCTAGGCTGAGCGACAGCGGGCGCGCGACCAGCCCGTCGACCGCCAGCCGCCAGTCGACAAAGCGATTGGCGGCCATCGCGGAATAGCTGGGGGTGTTGGGATTGGCGGTGCCGTTGACGCGGAAGCGCGGGCTCCTCTGGTCGGCGCGGAATTCGCGGGCCAGCGCCGCGCGCCCCACGATCGATCGCTGGAGGAAATGATGCGCCTCGTCCGCCGACATCAGCACCGGGCTGTCGCTCAGCGAATCGCATCCGGCGAGCAAGGTCGCGCCGCCGGTGACGAGCAGGTTGCGGCGTGTGATCATTTGCGCTCCCCCGTCCCCGGTACACGCCACCAGCCGGTGATCATCGACCGCACTTCGTCCAGCGGCCCGGCGAGCATCACCAGCGTCAGATGCACCAGCACGAAGCCGGTGAGCAGCGCCATCGCGATGAAATGCACCGACCGCGCCGATTGCCGCCCGCCGAACAGGTCCGCGATCCACGGCCACATCCCCGGCGCCAGCGCCAGCCCGCTGAGGATCAGCACCGGCAGCAGCACGAACAACACGCCGATGTACGACAGCTTCTGGAAGATATTGTAATCGCGCGGGCTCTCCGGATCATGGAAGCGCAGCGCGAGATGCGCGCGGAAATCGGCCCATAAATGCCGGCCCGAAAGCTCGCGGCGACGGATGCGCAGGTCGCGCTGGACATGGCGGTTGGCCAGGCTCCCCAGCAGATAGACGAGCAGCCCGAACGCCAGCACCAGCGCGAAGAAAAGATGCCAGTGGCGCGCGCCCGACAGGCTGTAGTGGCTGGGGATCGTCACCCAGCCCGGAAAGCGCGGCAGCTCCAGCCAGGCGGGGTCGTAATTCGCGCCGAAATGCCCCCAATAGAGCCGTGGATGCGCGTTGAAGATCATCAGCCCGCTGCCGATCATCACGAACACCGCCAGCGCGTTGATCCAGTGCCACAGGCGCGTGATCAGCCGATGGCGATATACCAAAGCATCCTTGCCCGAACCGGGATCGCTCGCCATGTCATCCCTTTCCCGTCCGCCTCGCCAATACGCCATTCGCGGTATCGGGCCAAAAGGTTTCACCGCTGATGCCCGATGCCGATTTCCATTTCTACGAGCCCGGCAAGGGCCATGGCCTCCCCCATGACCCGCTCAACGCCATCGTCGCGCCGCGCCCGATCGGCTGGGTCAGCACCGTCTCGCCGGACGGCGTCCGCAACCTCGCGCCGTACAGCTTCTTCATGCTGTTCAACTATCGCCCGCCGATCATCGGCTTTTCGTCGATGGGGTGGAAGGACAGCGTCGCCAATGTGCAGGCGACCGGCGAGTTCGTCTGGAACCTCGCCACCCGCGCGCAGGCGGAGGCGATGAATGCCAGCTCGGCGAGCGTCGCGCCCGAGATCGACGAATTCGCGCTGGCCGGGCTCGACGCGCTTCCCTCGACGCTGGTCCGCCCGAATCGCGTCGCGGGCAGCCCGGTGCAGTTCGAATGCAGGCTGACCCAGCTCGTCCGGCTGGAGACCAAGGAGGGCGCGGCGCTCGACCAATGGCTCGTGCTCGGCGAAGCCATTGGAGTGCATATCGACCGCGCAATGCTGGAGGACGGCA from Sphingomonas hengshuiensis encodes the following:
- a CDS encoding cytochrome b/b6 domain-containing protein; the encoded protein is MASDPGSGKDALVYRHRLITRLWHWINALAVFVMIGSGLMIFNAHPRLYWGHFGANYDPAWLELPRFPGWVTIPSHYSLSGARHWHLFFALVLAFGLLVYLLGSLANRHVQRDLRIRRRELSGRHLWADFRAHLALRFHDPESPRDYNIFQKLSYIGVLFVLLPVLILSGLALAPGMWPWIADLFGGRQSARSVHFIAMALLTGFVLVHLTLVMLAGPLDEVRSMITGWWRVPGTGERK
- a CDS encoding mechanosensitive ion channel family protein codes for the protein MQRLGAWLAGHNLPDPAELSEAGVSMALVLVALAIGWITGRHLGDWAASQWNRHVSSATPGLGPRLCAILRHGSAAILLAILAEAWPWGPLAALGIGLAQGAATAMVAIELLRGLHLPRWAAWSFAAIVFTAILAHAIGGIAAVSTTLDRVGVRVGHRDFTLLSVVTFGVTVMLLFAGVRLANRMVAHSIERARGFDATQKLLFQKLASIAAVLLAFFVGVDLLQIDLTAFAVFSGAFGLAIGFGMQKTVGNLIAGIILLMDRSIKPGDVIVVGDSFGWVNKIGVRAVSIITRDGKEHLIPNENLMTQEVENWSFTDRNVRVRIPVTVAYDSDLALAQKLMLRAAEESPRVLEDPRSNVWLMAFGENGVEHEILAWISDPESGVGNVRSDVLNRLWLLFQEHGIRIPLPQREVRVRGATASDAG
- a CDS encoding GNAT family N-acetyltransferase; this translates as MSSPPVTARIADGVASIPAAAWDACAGTVNPFIGHAFLSILERSGSATAEAGWQPLPIVIDGTDGLPAAIAPAYAKTHSQGEYVFDHGWADAWERAGGRYYPKIQVAVPFSPVPGPRLLLRDPALAPALIAGIEAVTDQNRLSSAHATFLSEEQLPWFESAGWLIRAGTQFHWQNDGYAAFDDFLGVLASRKRKAIRKERAQALEGLSIRHLTGAEITEAHWDAFWVFYQDTGARKWGQPYLTRAFFSLLGAEMADKVLLIFAERDGVPIAGALNLIGADTLYGRYWGCTEEVPFLHFELCYYQAIDAAIARGLARVEAGAQGEHKLARGYAPVTTWSAHYLPDPGFRRAVADFLERERLAVEREQDILGEMMPFRRSG
- a CDS encoding molybdopterin-dependent oxidoreductase — its product is MITRRNLLVTGGATLLAGCDSLSDSPVLMSADEAHHFLQRSIVGRAALAREFRADQRSPRFRVNGTANPNTPSYSAMAANRFVDWRLAVDGLVARPLSLSLANLRSLPQRAQITRHDCVEGWSAIGKWQGPRLETLLQLAGLRPEARYIVLHCGDSIAGQPYYESIDLVDAFHPQTILAWAMNDAPLTVGHGAPVRLRVERQLGYKQAKYVMRVEAVATLDGIGKGKGGFWEDYNGYEWYAGI
- a CDS encoding NAD(P)/FAD-dependent oxidoreductase, whose product is MPATSNAVDVAIIGAGPAGLTAAYLLTKAGYSVSVIEKDPVYVGGISRTVEHGGFRFDIGGHRFFSKSKEVVDLWNEILPHDFIERPRMSRIYYGGRFYSYPLRAFEALFNLGLWTSSLCMASYAKAKLFPRKDVKSFEDWVVNQFGHKLYSIFFKTYTEKVWGMPCDTMSADWAAQRIKGLSLGKAVLDGLKRSLGLNRTPNDGMATKTLLETFRYPRKGPGMMWDAARDRVVEGGNHVLMDHALKAMAYNDATQRWNVQATRGDGAVVTINAAHVISSAPMRELAGRIQPMPAAIPAALDLQYRDFLTVALMIRSEDLFPDNWIYIHEQGVKVGRVQNFRSWSPEMVPDESIACVGLEYFCFEGDGLWRMADDDLVALATQELAQLGLADPATVVGGAVVRQEKAYPVYDEGYRDNVDALRRELEARYPTLHLVGRNGMHRYNNQDHAMMTAMLTVKNIAAGARVYDVWNVNEDAEYHESGTEGEKAALASERLVPERLKAA
- a CDS encoding argininosuccinate synthase yields the protein MSDQINRVVLAYSGGLDTSVILKWLQQTYNCEVVTFTADLGQGEELEPARRKAEMAGVKPEHIFIDDLKEEFVRDFVFPMMRANALYEGLYLLGTSIARPLIAKRQIEIAKMVGADAVSHGATGKGNDQVRFELGYYALAPDIKVIAPWREWDLTSRTRLIEFAEQHQIPVSKDKRGEAPFSTDANLLHTSSEGKVLEDPWDEVPDYVYSRTVNPEDAPDAPETITIDFERGDGVALNGEAMSPATLLAALNELGRKHGIGRLDLVENRFVGMKSRGMYETPGGTIYHLAHRGIEQITLDRGAAHLKDELAPRYAELIYNGFWFAPEREMLQAAIDHSQEKVTGTVRLKLYKGNVIVTGRKSPHTLYSEKVVTFEDDQGAYDQRDAAGFIKLQALRLRLLGRRDGR
- a CDS encoding SAM-dependent methyltransferase, coding for MMLIDRFFAHAVRRGTLTVLHSNGTQREFGTPSLDLPPVTIRLAKGAAGAILRDPSLGAAEAFMDGRLVIEQGDILGLLNLITANHRWEAGTATLNPTALRRLVGAAAFRIGRYNMAKRSKRNVAHHYDLSDRLYDLFLDIDRQYSCAYFTDPANSLEQAQSDKKAHIAAKLALEPGMRVLDIGCGWGGMALYLHARTGAEVLGVTLSEEQLKVARRRAVEAGVADKVRFELIDYRHVTGQFDRIVSVGMFEHVGTPHYRTFFRKCRELLTPQGVMLLHTIGRAGGPGVTDKFTLKYIFPGGYIPALSEIAKGYEGLRFYMTDVEVLRMHYGHTLKHWYDRTIAARDDIVALYDERFYRMWTFYLAGCTVSFLNGGLVNYQLQFARSRDALPITRDYMFEAEQRLRDGGDAGDGDRARVCA